Proteins from one Mercurialis annua linkage group LG7, ddMerAnnu1.2, whole genome shotgun sequence genomic window:
- the LOC126656882 gene encoding uncharacterized protein LOC126656882, whose translation MMIGTRFEELRDKILMKKPTTFQDLMLIAHKYVELDAVRRTLTKQSERAKQDNSKYRGKKEEERPRTQRFRGLSRPFDFTPLNRAPVYILSWMKQNPVMFNTPRRMDPDKERDKSKYYRFHEGYGHDTDRCWDLKREIEQLIQSGVLRKFVHEKTGEKRKGDTTEKEEQNKKAKEVAGVIHVIDGGERYNNSKKKKRNRRGSATIFAIEREIAQEVSFGPEDGGHVRGPHNDALVIEAVIRNHLVKGILIDE comes from the coding sequence ATGATGATTGGGACCCGATTTGAAGAGCTCCGAGACAAAATTCTGATGAAAAAACCAACAACCTTCCAGGACTTAATGCTGATAGCACACAAGTATGTGGAACTAGACGCGGTAAGGAGAACTTTAACCAAGCAGTCGGAGAGAGCGAAACAAGACAACTCCAAATATCGAGGAAAGAAAGAGGAGGAGAGACCCCGGACACAGAGATTCAGAGGATTGAGCAGACCTTTTGACTTCACACCACTGAACCGAGCCCCAGTCTATATACTCAGCTGGATGAAACAAAACCCGGTGATGTTCAACACCCCTAGGAGAATGGACCCAGACAAAGAACGAGACAAGAGCAAGTACTATCGCTTCCACGAAGGCTATGGCCACGATACAGACCGCTGCTGGGATCTTAAAAGAGAGATAGAACAACTAATCCAATCGGGAGTGCTGAGGAAATTCGTCCATGAAAAGACAGGAGAGAAGAGGAAGGGAGACACCACGGAAAAAGAAGAACAGAACAAGAAAGCTAAAGAGGTCGCAGGCGTAATACATGTCATTGACGGAGGCGAGCGTTACAACAActccaaaaagaagaaaaggaacAGAAGAGGCTCTGCGACAATCTTTGCAATTGAAAGAGAAATAGCTCAAGAAGTCTCATTCGGTCCAGAGGATGGAGGACACGTACGAGGACCTCACAATGATGCATTGGTGATAGAAGCAGTAATAAGAAACCACCTGGTCAAGGGCATCCTGATAGATGAATGA